In Strigops habroptila isolate Jane chromosome 6, bStrHab1.2.pri, whole genome shotgun sequence, a single genomic region encodes these proteins:
- the MTFR2 gene encoding mitochondrial fission regulator 2, translating into MALVLGLLRQVLEYFGWPPDQAIFLEMRIFGSSISRTIRTCLPSADSSRRHFQQLYAVMRRYQVKVISVCQKKEYGSTRSVVRRLGTILSIEPYPRPYFRLVQDAGPLGYDEQSTAPPPVAPSLADVLWVANDEGQAFTRLRTELWREKKGSTVHDDQCPPVYSIQNGPKNSTQKRDLVDRAALQKISALENELTFLRAQIAAIVSAQTLGSIPSQAFKASSTPDGFYPVPAMTSTPLSVSHNHFIIPSPPPLPSGVPSGVDASNSAVELIKQRRAARNRGSTAAESADHQRTKNVPSMMDVLKDLNKVQLRATERSPGGTPLSRPKRRRSSDWDPVDLLTRALKQKFAYKDDDGDDDDSLDKENRSFDSSPLSSPEIPLVGRCSLKPNAKSSLVRTDEVKQVPTWKVGAHI; encoded by the exons ATGGCGCTGGTGCTGGGTCTCCTCAGGCAGGTGCTGGAGTACTTCGGCTGGCCGCCCGACCAG GCCATATTTTTGGAAATGCGCATATTCGGCAGCAGCATCAGTCGTACAATCAGAACATGCCTGCCTTCAGCAGACTCATCAAGAAGGCATTTCCAGCAGTTATATGCAGTCATGAGGAGGTATCAAGTCAAG GTCATATCTGTTTGCCAAAAAAAGGAATATGGATCTACTCGAAGTGTTGTCCGTAGACTTGGGACAATTCTTTCCATAGAGCCCTACCCAAGACCTTATTTTCGA ctTGTTCAAGACGCAGGTCCGTTGGGTTATGATGAACAAAGCACAGCTCCACCTCCTGTAGCTCCATCACTTGCTGACGTCCTGTGGGTGGCAAATGATGAGGGACAGGCATTTACTAGACTTAG GACTGAGttgtggagggaaaaaaaaggcagtacaGTTCATGATGACCAATGTCCACCAGTATATTCAATACAAAATGGTCCAAAAAACAGTACACAAAAACGTGATCTTGTTGATCGAGCAGCACTCCAGAAAATTTCTGCGCTTGAAAATGAGCTGACCTTTCTTCGTGCTCAGATTGCTGCGATTGTTTCCGCACAGACGTTGGGAAGTATCCCGTCAC AAGCCTTTAAAGCATCCAGCACTCCAGATGGATTTTACCCAGTGCCAGCCATGACTTCTACGCCACTGTCCGTCTCTCACAATCACTTTATAATTCCCTCACCTCCTCCGCTTCCTTCTGGTGTACCATCTGGTGTTGATGCTAGTAATTCGGCAGTTGAACTTATAAAACAACGTCGTGCTGCAAGAAACCGTGGTTCAACTGCAGCTGAGAGTGCTGATCACCAGAGGACAAAGAACGTTCCTAGTATGATGGATGTTTTGAAAGACCTAAACAAAGTTCAGCTGAGAGCGACTGAGAG gtcaCCTGGAGGTACTCCTCTTTCTAGACCCAAAAGGAGACGAAGTTCAGACTGGGATCCAGTTGACCTTCTAACTCGTGCACTAAAGCAGAAATTTGCATATAaagatgatgatggtgatgatgatgattccCTGGACAAAGAAAATCGGTCTTTTGACAGCTCCCCACTTTCTAGTCCAGAGATCCCACTG gtTGGACGTTGCAGTCTGAAGCCAAATGCAAAATCTAGCCTTGTAAGAACTGATGAAGTTAAACAGGTACCAACGTGGAAGGTGGGAGCTCATATTTAA